One window of the Camelus ferus isolate YT-003-E chromosome 36, BCGSAC_Cfer_1.0, whole genome shotgun sequence genome contains the following:
- the LOC102520557 gene encoding olfactory receptor 1009, whose translation MAAENSAKMTEFIFIGLKYHPRQQVFLFLLFLLFYLVTVKVNLGMIILIRLDSRLHTPMYVFLSHLSFVDTCFSSVVGPKMLADFFTERKAISFLGCALQQWFSGFFVAIECLLLASMAYDSYVAICNPLLCSVTMSQRLCIQLVAGPYAAGFLNTMTHTTAAFRLPFCRSHVINHFFCDLSPLLSLVCADTWIDKLLVFIVAGAVLVVSSLTIVISYFYILLAILRVRSAAGRRKAFSMCSSHLTAVSILYGALFSIYVRPGAVFSLDLDKVVSISYTAIIPMLNPLIYSLRNKEVKAAMCRTITRRKFCIRR comes from the coding sequence ATGGCTGCTGAGAACTCTGCAAAGATGACAGAGTTCATTTTCATAGGCTTGAAGTACCACCCTCGGCAGCAAGTCTTCCTTTTCTTGCTCTTCCTACTCTTTTACCTCGTTACTGTGAAGGTAAACTTGGGCATGATTATCCTCATCCGGCTCGATTCCCGCCTCCACACACCGATGTACGTCTTTCTCAGTCACCTGTCCTTTGTGGACACCTGCTTCTCTTCAGTGGTGGGCCCCAAGATGCTCGCCGACTTCTTCACTGAGCGGAAAGCCATCTCCTTCCTGGGCTGTGCCTTGCAGCAGTGGTTCTCTGGGTTCTTTGTGGCCATCGAGTGCCTTCTCCTGGCGTCCATGGCCTATGACagctacgtggccatctgtaaCCCGCTGCTGTGTTCCGTTACCATGTCCCAGAGGCTCTGTATCCAGCTGGTGGCAGGACCCTACGCTGCGGGTTTTCTGAACACCATGACTCACACAACAGCTGCTTTTCGTCTTCCCTTTTGTCGCTCCCACGTAATCaatcatttcttctgtgacttGTCCCCTCTGCTTTCTCTCGTGTGTGCGGACACCTGGATCGATAAGTTGTTAGTTTTCATTGTGGCTGGAGCTGTCCTCGTGGTCAGTAGCCTGACCATTGTCATCTCCTATTTTTACATCCTCCTTGCCATCCTGAGGGTCCGCTCTGCTGCTGGGAGGCGCAAAGCCTTCTCCATGTGCTCTTCCCATCTCACGGCCGTTTCCATTTTGTACGGGGCTCTCTTCTCTATCTATGTGAGGCCAGGGGCAGTTTTCTCTCTGGACCTCGATAAAGTGGTGTCCATATCCTACACAGCAATCATCCCCATGTTGAATCCTCTCATCTACAGCTTGAGAAATAAAGAAGTGAAAGCTGCCATGTGTAGGACCATCACCAGAAGGAAGTTTTGCATCAGAAGATAG